One Benincasa hispida cultivar B227 chromosome 5, ASM972705v1, whole genome shotgun sequence genomic window carries:
- the LOC120077765 gene encoding uncharacterized protein LOC120077765, giving the protein MVQKPWRIIPKPLLETVLNNHSQHHRVPQPLILHGPRGVGKTTLILERLLADWNKGPHLSGYVDFAETIEDHHPIYGQSFPWASWSNCPPPSLSNCRIKLETCLESMAEKGVKLGSITSHQIFTTMNKWHGLNTALRRVLQGDNASKSVASRRSSSAALWDQAVFALSARCNAAEVDGVLGLGEEGRSLSIEEASYFRDAIVALRLAKELIKIQQGWRANAIADLSRTRGFSPSLAHSCTDWPCLLIELLSQAAEIDHFQPKLIINNIDVLRNASLSDDDTSVCGSMYHDSLVWRIIALGANERCLPVILVTSDSYYSYRAYMDFGFPDIFVSRETFGWTPQEAKLHMVPDYFSNAEWKLIAEVLGPNPRHLFELYALKQGNYFNKTATDHNFGTIEDIVDAYLAYLQVTVVNPAMDRALSLLQAHVVDVRNGLVSKDKLRFGAPWRHPPQSDDPRLSLDWAKIQLMDFVHSLVDAEFGVNYLADCSLEIFDDPSAVALAEVGLLYAQRDPSFMRPISRGIQRCLVRWLVQQQLQLSSRRRLQYLWQRIIRGRSYRHLMLEVGYK; this is encoded by the exons ATGGTGCAAAAACCATGGAGGATAATACCAAAGCCATTGCTCGAAACCGTCCTCAACAATCATTCACAGCACCACCGTGTCCCTCAGCCTTTGATCCTTCATGGCCCCAGAGGCGTCGGCAAAACCACTCTCATTCTCGAAC GCCTCCTCGCCGATTGGAACAAAGGCCCTCACTTATCTGGATATGTAGACTTTGCTGAAACTATCGAAGATCATCACCCAATTTACGGCCAGTCCTTTCCCTGGGCATCGTGGTCGAATTGTCCGCCACCATCTCTGTCTAATTGCAGAATTAAACTGGAAACTTGTCTCGAATCCATGGCTGAAAAGGGCGTCAAACTAGGCAGTATAACATCCCATCAAATATTCACCACCATGAACAAGTGGCACGGCCTGAATACGGCCCTTCGTCGCGTACTTCAGGGGGATAATGCTTCGAAAAGTGTGGCCTCGCGCAGATCGTCAAGCGCGGCTCTGTGGGATCAAGCCGTTTTTGCACTATCTGCTCGATGTAATGCCGCTGAGGTTGATGGGGTCTTAGGATTGGGTGAGGAAGGGAGGAGTTTATCAATCGAAGAAGCTTCTTATTTTAGAGACGCTATTGTGGCGCTGAGACTGGCTAAGGAGTTGATCAAAATTCAGCAAGGGTGGCGAGCTAATGCCATTGCTGATTTGAGTCGGACGCGTGGTTTCTCGCCGTCATTGGCACATTCCTGTACTGATTGGCCTTGTTTGTTGATAGAATTGCTGTCACAAGCTGCTGAAATCGATCATTTTCAG ccaaaattaattattaacaaTATAGACGTGTTACGAAATGCAAGTTTATCAGATGATGATACATCAGTATGTGGATCGATGTATCATGACAGCCTAGTCTGGAGAATAATTGCTCTTGGGGCAAATGAAAGGTGCCTTCCTGTTATACTTGTAACGTCTGATAG CTACTATTCATACCGCGCTTACATGGATTTTGGATTTCCAGATATATTTGTCTCACGTGAG ACTTTTGGATGGACTCCTCAAGAGGCTAAACTGCATATGGTTCCTGATTATTTCAGCAATGCAGAG TGGAAGCTGATTGCTGAGGTGCTTGGCCCAAACCCTCGACACTTATTTGAGCTTTATGCTCTGAAGCAAGGCAATTACTTTAACAAAAC GGCAACGGATCATAATTTTGGCACAATCGAGGATATAGTAGATGCATACTTGGCATACTTGCAA GTGACAGTGGTAAATCCTGCCATGGACAGAGCACTATCACTCCTGCAAGCGCATGTTGTCGATGTGCGGAATGGACTGGTTTCAAAAGATAAATTACGCTTTGGTGCACCTTGGAGGCATCCTCCTCAGAGTGATGATCCACGCTTGAGTTTGGACTGGGCAAAGATTCAGCTGATGGATTTTGTGCATTCTCTTGTGGATGCGGAATTTGGG GTTAACTATCTTGCTGACTGTAGCCTTGAGATCTTTGATGATCCTTCTGCCGTTGCATTGGCTGAG GTCGGTTTGCTTTATGCACAACGGGATCCATCCTTCATGCGGCCTATATCTAGAGGGATTCAAAGATGTCTAGTGCGATG GCTTGTCCAACAGCAACTTCAACTTAGTTCCAGACGTCGTCTTCAGTATCTCTGGCAGAGAATTATACGTGGACGTAGCTATCGCCATCTCATGCTAGAAGTGGGATATAAATAG
- the LOC120078290 gene encoding armadillo repeat-containing protein 3 translates to MPPTTAGPPIPPPSSTSSSQALLDLIIQIVSFLLLSSLNVRSFVGRWQVLHSKLSILHSALIEILDSPHWSENPLVHTILPSLLSTLQRLKSLSDQCSDPAFSGGKLHMQSDLDMASASLSSQLNDLDLLLRSGVLYQSNALVLSQPVPGSNKDDTEFFIRDLFTRLQIGGMEFKKKALESLVQLLNQDEKSAGLVAKEGNIGYLVHLLDFNAQPSVRELAASAVSVLSTAGDESRKRVFEEGGLGPLLRILETGWMHLKEKAAAAVEAITIDSENAWAVSAYGGVSVLIDACRSGTPSLQASAVGAIRNVTAVEDIKSSLVEEGAIPVLLQLLVSSTTAAQEKAAMSIAVLASSGEYYRSLIIQERGLQRLLHLIHDSPSSDTIENALRALSSLAVSDSVARILSSSTLFVMKLGELVKHGNLVLQQIAASLVSNLSISDGNKRAIGSCMSSLVKLMEMPKPAGVQEVAVRALASLLTVRSNRKELMKDEKSVMRLMQMLDPKNEVVGKSFPLAIVTAVLAGGSNGCRKRLIDAGAYQHLQNLADMNVDGAKKALQRLNGNRLRSIFNRTWKE, encoded by the coding sequence ATGCCTCCGACCACCGCTGGACCACCCATTCCGCCGCCTTCGTCCACCTCTTCCTCCCAAGCCCTTCTCGACCTCATCATTCAGATTGTTTCGTTTCTACTACTTTCCTCCCTCAATGTCCGGTCCTTCGTTGGGCGGTGGCAGGTTCTCCATTCGAAGCTCTCCATTCTTCACTCTGCTCTTATCGAAATCTTGGATTCCCCTCACTGGTCGGAAAACCCCCTTGTTCATACCATTCTTCCGTCACTACTTTCAACCCTTCAGCGGCTTAAGTCTTTGTCAGACCAATGCTCCGACCCTGCCTTCTCTGGCGGGAAGCTTCATATGCAGAGTGATTTAGATATGGCGTCTGCTTCTCTCTCTAGTCAACTCAACGACCTCGATTTGTTGCTTAGATCTGGGGTTCTTTATCAATCCAACGCGTTAGTGCTCTCTCAGCCAGTTCCGGGTTCGAATAAGGATGATACTGAGTTTTTCATTAGGGATCTCTTCACGCGGTTGCAAATCGGAGGGATGGAGTTCAAGAAGAAGGCTCTGGAGTCTCTGGTTCAGCTTCTGAACCAGGATGAGAAGTCTGCTGGGTTGGTTGCTAAAGAGGGAAACATTGGGTATTTGGTACATTTGCTTGATTTCAACGCTCAGCCGTCTGTGCGAGAGCTTGCTGCTTCTGCGGTATCAGTTCTCTCTACGGCCGGCGATGAATCGAGGAAAAGAGTGTTCGAAGAAGGAGGATTAGGCCCATTGTTGAGGATTCTTGAAACAGGATGGATGCATCTGAAGGAAAAAGCCGCCGCCGCAGTCGAAGCCATCACCATCGACTCCGAAAACGCTTGGGCTGTTTCCGCTTATGGAGGCGTATCGGTCTTAATCGATGCCTGCCGATCAGGTACCCCTTCGCTGCAAGCTTCGGCGGTCGGTGCGATTAGAAACGTCACGGCGGTGGAAGATATCAAATCCTCTCTCGTCGAGGAAGGGGCGATTCCAGTCTTGTTACAATTGTTAGTTTCGAGCACAACGGCCGCGCAGGAGAAGGCAGCAATGTCAATAGCAGTATTAGCCTCCTCCGGTGAGTATTACCGATCACTGATAATCCAAGAACGAGGTTTACAAAGATTATTACACCTCATCCACGATTCACCGAGTTCAGATACGATCGAAAACGCGTTGCGAGCCCTAAGTTCCCTCGCGGTTTCCGATTCTGTCGCTCGGATTCTATCATCTTCTACATTATTTGTAATGAAACTCGGCGAATTAGTGAAGCACGGAAACTTAGTACTGCAGCAAATTGCCGCCTCTCTGGTTTCCAATTTATCAATTAGCGATGGGAACAAGAGAGCCATTGGGAGTTGTATGAGTTCCCTGGTGAAGCTAATGGAAATGCCGAAGCCGGCCGGAGTTCAGGAGGTGGCAGTGCGTGCCCTAGCATCTCTATTGACCGTCCGATCAAATCGGAAAGAATTGATGAAGGACGAGAAGAGCGTAATGAGATTGATGCAAATGCTTGATCCAAAAAACGAGGTCGTCGGCAAGTCTTTCCCATTAGCCATCGTCACAGCTGTTCTCGCCGGCGGAAGCAACGGTTGCCGGAAGAGACTGATTGACGCCGGAGCTTACCAGCACCTGCAGAATCTCGCCGATATGAACGTCGACGGAGCTAAAAAGGCCCTACAGCGGCTGAACGGCAATCGGCTGAGAAGCATCTTCAACAGGACATGGAAGGAATAA